In Sphingomonas crocodyli, the genomic window GCGCTTCTGCAGCGAAGAGGATTATTGGGACCGTTCGGGCGCGCGCAAGACCGCGATCGACTATGCCGCCGCATGCGAACGCGCAGGCGCGCATACGAAGGAATCGCGGATGCTGCGCGGCTATTGGCCGGCATCGCCCGCCTGGGCGCGGATCGACGAAGCCCCCTCCCCCAGCTGGTCGGGCCGCACCGACGTGCCCTCGATCACCAAGCCGGCGGAGTTGCGGGCGCTGCTGGGGCGGGGTTGACGGGAAATACCGGGGCGCCAATCAGGCGCCCCGGCCCTTCGATCAGCCTAACGACTCCAGATCGATACTATAAACCCGCGCGGCATTGCCGCCGAACACCTTGCGGCGCTCGGTTTCGGTGAAGGTCGCGGCCGCCTCGCTCATATAATCGAGCGCGTCGGGATAGAGGCAGACCGGGTGGGGGAAATCGGTCTGGAACATCACATTGTCGGTGCCGATCCGGCGCGCATCCTCGACCAGGTTTTTCCGTTCGAACCATGAGCAGGCATAGATCTGCCGCTTGAAGATTTCGGTCGGCGACGCCTGATAGTCGCTCCTCGCTTCCTTCATCTGATACTCGATGTTTTCCAGCAGGAAGGGGATCCAGCCCACCCCGCTTTCGACCGAAACGATCTTGAGCTTCGGCCGGCTTTCGAGCCAGCGTGAGATGAAGATGTTCGCGAACAGCCGGTAATTGGCGAAGAACAAAAGCGACGATCCGAACGCCAGCTTCTCGGTCGGCGTCTGGTTGGGCCAATAACCCTCGCCGAACCATTCGTGCGACGAAAAGCCGCCGCCGATGTGGAAATTGAGCGGCATGCCGGTGTCTTCGAGGAAATCCCACAACGGCGTCCAATACTCACCGCTGAGCACCTGATAGCCGTTATTCTGCGGCTCGCTGTGCGTATTGACGCCGCGCAGGCCCATCGCGCGGGCGCGCTCGGCCTCGGCGACCGTCTCCTTCATGTCCCACCACGGCAGCAGCGCCATCGGATAGATGCGGTTGCCGCTTTCGGCCTGCATCTCCGCCATCGCATCATTGTAGATCTTGGTGGTGGCGAGGCGCAGATCGGGATCGACGCCCATCCCCTTCTGGTTCCCGAAGCCGAGCAGGTTGGGATAGCAGATCTGCGCGCTGATCCCTGCCGAATCCATATAGGCGACGCGCGCCTTGGCGTTGTGCGATCCTTCGAACACCTCATCGAACTTCCAGGTGGTCAGCTCCATGCCATAGGCCTTGGTGCCGTCGCGACGGATCGTGCAGGTCGGGAAGGCCGGCCCCATGCGCTTGTCGCCATCGATCACCCAGCAGAGTTCGCCGTCGACCTCCTTCACCTGCGGCACGCGATCCTTGTACTTGGCCGGCGCACGCGTCGTCCAAAGATCATAGGGTTCGGCGTGATGCGTATCGGCGTCGATCACGGGAATGCCGGTCAGCGCGGCGGGTTTGACGAAGGCGTCCATCGCAGGTCTCCCAACGGTTGCGATTTTCGAAGGGACGCCGCCAATTCTCCTCGGCCGTGTCCGATCCACGCCAGCCAAGGCCTCTGACCGATGACGGTCAACTCCGTGAAATTTGCGTAACCACTATGCATTTTGTTGCATAGTTGCGCGTGCAGCGCAGTTGCAGCAAATATCCTTGCGCGAAAAGCCGGGACAAAACCGCCAATCTGCCGAACTGCACGGTTCGATTACGCTGCATCGCCTTAGATTTTCCGTCAATCGGACCGTTCATCCCGGTTCGTTGACAATCCGTCCCGCAAGAATAGCCTTCAAAGAAAAATAGCGAAAAACCTAATGGGAGGGTGGGTAACATGAAGGGTAAGTACCGTAAGGCGGCGGGTTCCTCCGTCGCGATTGCTGCTGCATTGCTTGCTGCAGGTTCGGCGTGGGCCGAACAGACCGAACCGCAGGCACAATCCGAATTTTCAGGCGTCCAGGACATCGTCGTTACTGCGCAGCGCCGCGAACAGCGCCTGCAGGAAGTGCCGGTCGCCATCACGGCACTGACCACCGCGAACCTGACGACCAACCGCATCACCAGCGTGCGCGATCTCGACTCGGTTTCGCCGAACCTCACCGTTCGCCAGATCGTCGGCGGCGGCCAGCTGCCCAGCTACTCGATGCGCGGCGTGGTTTCGATCGGTTCGTCGATCGGCGTCGACCGTGGTATCGCGGTCTATGTCGACGGCGTGTTCCTGGGCAATGCGCAGGGGCAGATCTTCGAACTGGGTGACATTCAGCGGATCGAAGTGCTGCGCGGGCCGCAGGGCACCCTGTTCGGCCGTAACTCGACCGGCGGCGGCATCAGCATCACGTCGGGCGACCCGAAGGGCACGTTCGGGATGCGCGGCACGCTCAGCTACGGCAATTACGATCAGTTCCGCGCCGTGGCGCATGTCGATACGCCAAGCTTCGGCGACTTCAGCGCCTCGTTCAATTATGTCCACACCCAGCGCGACGGCGACATCAAGAATCTGGGCGCTGGCACGGTGTGGGATTTCTCGCAGGTCGGCGGGAAGCGTTACACCTCGCCGAAGACGCTGGGTGGCTTCAACACCGACGCCGCCAGCGCCAACCTGCTCTATGATGGCGAGAAGTTCCGCGCGATCTACAAGTTCGACTGGTCGGATACGGTGCTGACCGCGAACGGCCAGGGCATCTGGTTCGAATCGCGCTTCGCGCAGCAGCTGCGCGCCGCGCAGCCCGCCGCCAATCAGGCGAAGCTGACGCCGGTGTCGAAGACGCGACCCAAGGCGGTGAATAATGCCGGCGCCGTGCCCAGCCGCATCAAGACGCAGGGCCACAATGTCACGCTGACCAGCGACCTGACCGACAGCATTTCGGTCAAGAACATCGCCGCCTATCGCCGCGCGACCTTCGCGGCGCCGCTGTCGCAGATCGACGGCGCGGGTGGCCTGGTCAATCCGGGCCCGGTGGCCTTCCCGCTCGGCGCGGCACTGCTCACCCCGGCGGTGGCGGCTTCGACGATCGGGCAGCCCTTCTTCATCCAGTCGACGTCGACCCGCGGCATCGACAAGCAGTGGTCGGACGAACTCCAGTTCAACTATGAATCGGACTTCATCACCGCGACCGTCGGCGGCCTCTACTTCCAGCAGCGTGCCCGCCGCGGCTCGACCGGTTCGGACAGCAGCCCGATCGGCAAGGCCCGTTCCGCCGGCTTCGCGGTCTATCCGAACTTCCAGGTGCCGTTCCTGGGCCGCCCTAACACCTATGGCGCGATCGACGGCCATGTGAAGGTGGTGTCGAAGGCCGTTTACGGCCAGGGCGAGTTCCACGTCATGCCCGGCCTCGATCTGATCGCCGGCGGCCGTTACACGCACGACAAGAAGAATGGCCGCGACAATACGATCGTGTCGGCGGCAACCCCGCTGGCCACCAGCTCCTTCCCGATCCAATATTCGAAGGGCAAGTTCACCTACAATCTGGGCTATAACTACAAGCCGACCAGCGACATCCTGGTCTATGGTAAGTACGTCACCGGCTTCATTTCGGGCGGCTTCTTCGCCAGCGTGCCGTTCAATCCGGAAACCGCGAAGTCGTGGGAAGGCGGCATCAAGGCCGACTGGTTCGACCGCCGGCTGCGTACCAACCTGTCGCTGTTCACGGTGAAATATGGCGACCTGCAGCTGACGTCGACCGGCCCGAACGTGGGCATCAACAACACCGCGATCACCCAGGTGGTGGTGAATGCGGGCGATGCGCGCGCCAAGGGTTTCGAGTTCGAATCGACGATCTCGCCGATCCGCCAGCTGACGTTCAACGCCTCACTGGGCTACACCAACTTCAAATATACGCGGATCGATCCGCGGCTTGTCGCCGCGGTTGCCGAGACGTTGGTGCACGAACGGCCGAAGTGGACGAGCAGCGTTTCGGCGCAATATGAGTCC contains:
- a CDS encoding amidohydrolase family protein; this translates as MDAFVKPAALTGIPVIDADTHHAEPYDLWTTRAPAKYKDRVPQVKEVDGELCWVIDGDKRMGPAFPTCTIRRDGTKAYGMELTTWKFDEVFEGSHNAKARVAYMDSAGISAQICYPNLLGFGNQKGMGVDPDLRLATTKIYNDAMAEMQAESGNRIYPMALLPWWDMKETVAEAERARAMGLRGVNTHSEPQNNGYQVLSGEYWTPLWDFLEDTGMPLNFHIGGGFSSHEWFGEGYWPNQTPTEKLAFGSSLLFFANYRLFANIFISRWLESRPKLKIVSVESGVGWIPFLLENIEYQMKEARSDYQASPTEIFKRQIYACSWFERKNLVEDARRIGTDNVMFQTDFPHPVCLYPDALDYMSEAAATFTETERRKVFGGNAARVYSIDLESLG
- a CDS encoding TonB-dependent receptor; this translates as MKGKYRKAAGSSVAIAAALLAAGSAWAEQTEPQAQSEFSGVQDIVVTAQRREQRLQEVPVAITALTTANLTTNRITSVRDLDSVSPNLTVRQIVGGGQLPSYSMRGVVSIGSSIGVDRGIAVYVDGVFLGNAQGQIFELGDIQRIEVLRGPQGTLFGRNSTGGGISITSGDPKGTFGMRGTLSYGNYDQFRAVAHVDTPSFGDFSASFNYVHTQRDGDIKNLGAGTVWDFSQVGGKRYTSPKTLGGFNTDAASANLLYDGEKFRAIYKFDWSDTVLTANGQGIWFESRFAQQLRAAQPAANQAKLTPVSKTRPKAVNNAGAVPSRIKTQGHNVTLTSDLTDSISVKNIAAYRRATFAAPLSQIDGAGGLVNPGPVAFPLGAALLTPAVAASTIGQPFFIQSTSTRGIDKQWSDELQFNYESDFITATVGGLYFQQRARRGSTGSDSSPIGKARSAGFAVYPNFQVPFLGRPNTYGAIDGHVKVVSKAVYGQGEFHVMPGLDLIAGGRYTHDKKNGRDNTIVSAATPLATSSFPIQYSKGKFTYNLGYNYKPTSDILVYGKYVTGFISGGFFASVPFNPETAKSWEGGIKADWFDRRLRTNLSLFTVKYGDLQLTSTGPNVGINNTAITQVVVNAGDARAKGFEFESTISPIRQLTFNASLGYTNFKYTRIDPRLVAAVAETLVHERPKWTSSVSAQYESDPIFGDANFIARIDGNYKSKHNGISAIPLATGTNLALFGITPAEQARLKDLQLIKGYWLVNGRLALQKIDLGGTKATVALWGRNIFDAKEISYTPGFISIYSADYERARTYGVDLTVEF